In Kocuria turfanensis, a single genomic region encodes these proteins:
- the argF gene encoding ornithine carbamoyltransferase: MTPRHFLVDTDLTQQEQSEVLELALALKADRWAHRPYAGPQTVAVIFDKTSTRTRASFSAGIADLGGNPLMINPGESQLGKESVADTARVFSRMVSTIVWRTYAQSGLEKMAAASDVPVVNGLSDAYHPCQILADLLTVREHRGDPAGLTFAYLGDAANNMAHSYLLGGATAGMHVRVAGPQGYLPDPGVVRAAEERAARTGGSVRVTTDPAEALTGADVVCTDTWVSMGQEAETEARARIFRPYCVDAAAMARAEPGALFLHCLPAFRGSEVAAEVIDGPQSVVWDEAENRLHAQKALLVWLMARSGRYDLDAARSPGPPA; this comes from the coding sequence ATGACCCCCCGCCACTTCCTCGTCGACACGGACCTCACCCAGCAGGAGCAGTCCGAGGTGCTCGAGCTCGCGCTCGCCCTCAAGGCCGACCGCTGGGCCCACCGCCCCTACGCCGGCCCGCAGACCGTGGCCGTCATCTTCGACAAGACCTCCACCCGCACCCGGGCCTCCTTCTCCGCCGGCATCGCCGACCTCGGCGGCAACCCCCTGATGATCAACCCGGGGGAGTCCCAGCTGGGCAAGGAGAGCGTGGCCGACACGGCGCGCGTGTTCTCCCGCATGGTCTCCACGATCGTCTGGCGCACCTACGCCCAGTCCGGGCTCGAGAAGATGGCCGCCGCCTCGGACGTGCCCGTGGTCAACGGGCTGTCCGACGCCTACCACCCCTGCCAGATCCTCGCGGACCTGCTCACGGTCCGCGAGCACCGGGGAGACCCCGCCGGGCTGACCTTCGCCTACCTCGGGGACGCCGCCAACAACATGGCCCACTCCTACCTGCTGGGCGGGGCCACCGCCGGCATGCACGTGCGGGTGGCCGGGCCGCAGGGCTACCTGCCGGACCCGGGAGTCGTCCGGGCCGCCGAGGAGCGGGCCGCCCGGACCGGCGGGTCGGTGCGGGTGACCACCGACCCGGCCGAGGCGCTCACCGGCGCGGACGTGGTGTGCACCGACACCTGGGTGTCCATGGGGCAGGAGGCCGAGACCGAGGCCCGGGCCCGGATCTTCCGGCCCTACTGCGTGGACGCCGCCGCCATGGCCCGGGCCGAGCCCGGGGCGCTGTTCCTGCACTGCCTGCCCGCCTTCCGGGGCTCGGAGGTCGCCGCGGAGGTCATCGACGGCCCGCAGTCGGTCGTCTGGGACGAGGCCGAGAACCGGCTGCACGCGCAGAAGGCGCTGCTCGTGTGGCTCATGGCCCGGTCCGGGCGCTACGACCTCGACGCCGCCCGCTCCCCGGGCCCGCCGGCATGA
- a CDS encoding arginine repressor has protein sequence MSIPATKTARQARIVALVTGGAVHSQAELAALLAQDGVQVTQATLSRDLVELGAVRVRDGAGALVYAVPQAGADRAPASGITQEVLDARLASLCRELLVTAEASANLVVLRTPPGAAQYFASAIDTSVLPAVLGTIAGDDTIMVVCREADGGEAVARRFLDLAD, from the coding sequence ATGAGCATCCCCGCGACCAAGACCGCCCGTCAGGCGCGGATCGTGGCCCTGGTGACCGGCGGCGCCGTCCACTCCCAGGCCGAGCTGGCGGCCCTGCTGGCCCAGGACGGCGTGCAGGTCACGCAGGCCACGCTCTCCCGCGACCTGGTCGAGCTCGGCGCCGTGCGGGTCCGGGACGGGGCCGGCGCCCTCGTCTACGCGGTCCCGCAGGCCGGGGCCGACCGCGCACCCGCCTCCGGGATCACCCAGGAGGTGCTCGACGCGCGGCTGGCGTCCCTGTGCCGGGAGCTGCTCGTCACGGCCGAGGCCAGCGCCAACCTCGTGGTGCTGCGCACCCCGCCGGGAGCCGCCCAGTACTTCGCCTCCGCCATCGACACCTCCGTGCTCCCGGCGGTGCTCGGGACCATCGCCGGCGACGACACGATCATGGTGGTCTGCCGGGAGGCCGACGGCGGCGAGGCCGTGGCCCGTCGGTTCCTGGACCTCGCCGACTGA